The Brassica rapa cultivar Chiifu-401-42 chromosome A10, CAAS_Brap_v3.01, whole genome shotgun sequence genome segment AGCAAGGTAAAGGTCGCGATCCTTGGCATAATGTAAATTGTATTATTCTGTCCTAGTATGAATTAGTAGGTTAATGAAATGTGTAGCCAAAGTCCGTTTTTGTTAGCTAGTTATAGTTTTATAGAGTTGTGTAAATGTAGCCAGAATCAATATTTGTTAGCTAGTTAGATTGTTATAGGTACAGATAAATGTAATTCAGTTAGAGTGTTAGCTGGTAGAGTATTATAGGTGCATGCAAATGTAGCcataaataatatttgttaGCTGGTTAGAGTGTTATAAGTGAATGCAAATGTTATCGGTGAGCATTAATCTTAAATTACTATTGTGCATCCCTAGGTATATCCTGGCGCAGGGCACTGTGTATGTATCGTCCACCTAAAGAGAAACATCCGGACGAATTTCAAAGGAAGGCACCTGCCTTTCTTGGTTGCCAAAGCAGCTAGATCATACCGGCTAGAGGACTTCTACAAAACGTTCAACGAAATAAAAGAAATGGATGCGGGCTGTGCAAAATACCTGTTGGATATAGGGTTTGAACATTGGGCAAGGTCGCATTTTCCTGGAGATAGGTATGACATAATGACGAGTAATCTAGCGGAGTCGTGGAATGCAGTTTTAAATGAAGCGAGAGAGTTCCCGGTTATCCGGTTGGTTGATTACGTTAGAGGGAAGCTGACGGAGTGGTTTGCAAGCAGGAGAACTTCAGCAAATAGGAATAACAACGCCCTATCGCCCCGTGTGCTCGGGATTGTAACAAGAAACTTTGAGATGACAGGGGGTTACGAGGTAACTAATATTGCTGATGGCGAGTTCGAGGTGCGGGACAAGAAGGGAGGAAGCTTTCATGTGAAACTCGCTAACAAATGTTGTAGCTGTTTTGCGTTTCAGATGCTCAGTATCCCATGTCCACACGCGATAGCTGCGGCATTGCAGTCTGGTGTGTTGGTTGAGAGTTTAGTGATGGAAGCTTACAACGTAAGTATGCTGAGGGGTGCTTATCAGGAGAGGATAGTGCCGGTTGGGGATTACAGTGGATTTCCAGAGAATGATGCTATCTTCAATGGCCGGCGCCTTAGTCCTCCAGCAACGAGACGCCCCCCGGGTAGGCCGAAGAAACATAGGTTCTTCTCGCGTGGAGAGAAATTGGTAATGTCTATCAATCCAAACTTATCGCTTGTTCATATATATTTGCATTACGTAAACTAATATAATGATGGGTTGGCTATGGGTGTTGTGTCGCTTATCAGATGAAATGCGTCCGTAGGAGAATTGTAAGCAGCAGGTGCAAGGGTCTGAACCATAACAAGGCGACATGCAAGCGTccaatataagaaaaagtagCAAGCCGAGGGAAGGAGATGGTTGCGTGGGAGAGTTGTATGGAAAGAGGATAGTTCAGTTCAGCAGGGCTaaaataaaacttttgttatgtaTTATATTGTAGCTTTCTGCTTTGTATGGGTTGTTGGATTAGTGGTAATATCGCAATGTTATGATAAATAAAGGTTTTCTTCCCTACTAAATTTGACGCTTGTCTGGACAAGTAGGAATTGTATATTCAGAAAGATGGTGATGATAGTGGTTTGATGGAAAATCAATTTATAAACTGTAAActgaatttatatttagaaacacATACATTTCTGAAAGATGGATGGTTGGCTagtagaaaaatattaaataaagtcTACTCTAAAGGTTATACGGTTAATCATAATATTACACGGTTAACATGTTAAAAAACACAGAGAACTAGCTAAACCAACCATACGTAATGTTAGACGGTTAACATGTTTAAAAACACAAAGAACTAGCTAAACCAACCACCTATAATGTTAGACGGTTAACatgtttaaaaacaaaaagaaatagcTAAACCAACCATCCGTAATGTTAGACGGTTAACATAATAGCCGGTTAACATGTTCGAATAACGGTAAATAGAAAATTTAGAGGGGTAGTGCCCAATTGCGAGACAATAACATGGTTCATCGTATGTCCGCCCGTTTCCGAGTAGAACCAGGTAACTATACTGGAATTGAGTAgttgtaaaacatacaacaatcAGAAACAATATTGTTACTTGTCATGCATCACCTACTTCTGAACATATTGCATTCTTTTCATCACATGTGTTAGAGATTTGTAACCAATGATGAAAAGAATATTGGCTACACATTCGATTTAATAGCTGGCTAATAATTTAAGGGAAGTCCATAGTGTATATGGCTACAGAAAATATAACACCCTCATTAAACTTAAATCGACATTATAAGAGTTCGATCAACatgattctctttatttttcatAAGAGTTATTGAAACGTAGAAAAGACCTAATAAAAAGCATAAGAGTATGATAAGCAGTACGATAGTCCGTTTTCATAGATAGAGAGACTTAGCAAAAACAACAAACACACATGTGCATGACATAAAGGAGTGACGGTCGGACGGTTTAGAGCATTCCCACGGTGGCTTCGTAAAACATAATCGCCAGCCTCTCAACTTCGCTGCCGATTTTATCAGGGGTAATGCATTTGCAGAGGTCGACACCTGCGACGGCGTGAGCTTGCACGAGAAGAAGGGCTGACACAGCAGAGTCCGCATGAGATGTATTTTGCGGAATGCTACGAGGTCTCTCAATGGGAAATGCTCTAGCATCTTTGTGCAGAAGCTGTTTACCCCCTTGTTTCAGCAGGTATGGAAACATCTGAGCAATGGGAGTAACCTCTTTCACCATCATGCTGTCAGTCCTGAGTGCTATGTTGCAGTCCATCAGAACAATTGACCAGCTGCTGCAATCAACGCAAACACCGACCCAGTGTTTTCTGTCGAGATTGAAAGGAAGATAGTAACGGTCAGCGTCTGGATAACTTCGAACTCGCTCAAGTATATGGCTGGGAAACCAGAAGGACTCTTTCTTCGACATCTTAGAAAACTTGGTAAACAGTTTTGAGAGCTGGGAAACAAACTGAGTGTCCATGAACACAGGGTGGTTGGACTGGTTTGGGGGTGAGTTTAGCGTAAACTGTGAACTGATATGGCCAATGAGAACATCAACCACCtgttattgaaaattaaaaacaataatattaagGTACAATATTCCTAGCAGCACACCAATAACATTGCAGGGCAGATGAACAAACCTTTGGTGGCAAGGGAGAGGATCTTTGAACAAGCTCATTTAGGTCATTGCTCTCTAGCGTTGATTGGCCAATGCGTATTGTACTACATGAGGACGGACAAGAAAGTTTAGTAGACGGTATCTTAAATAATTATACAGCTAACAATTAATTTGACCATCTAGAATATAAACTTACAATGGTGTCTTCAGTTTATCGAGGAGGGAAGAGAACTTAGCAGCGTAATCAATGTTCCCGCCTGTTTTGTCGGGATCTACAAATGCTACTCGGGCCCGATTGAGGAGACGCATGTCGCATTCATACTGTCCCACCAGAGACTTGGGTAGGGCCTTAAGTCTCTTACTTTTCCGGCAGGCACCCAGCTGATCATCCTGTTCGCAAATTTCTTTGCCAGCAGCGTTTGCGCACGTAGTTTCACCTTCAGTGGCAGCCTCCTTCTGGTGCGGGCGTTCCTCCTGAGTTAGCCCTAGGGAGAAGGTTGGTTTTGGGAATGGTAACTCATGGTCAAGATTCTGCAAAATTAATTAGACTCAAATTAGGCAGAGGGAGCAGTGTGGCGCTGTGCAACCTGAAACAAAGTTGTACGTACCGTATCTGGTGAGCTTTGACTATGATAAACGTCATTTTCACACATGCTAACCCCTTCAGTGACAGTCTCTTTCAGGTGTGGACGTTCCTCCTGAGTTAGACCTAGGGAGAAGGTTGGTTTTGTGAATAGTAACTCAGGGTCAAGGTTCTGCAAAGTAATTAGACTCAATTAGGCAAATAGAACAGAACTGGCGCAGTGCTACCTAAATCTGCTGAACTTTGCCTATGATCAGCAACTTTTCCTTCACGGCCAAGGGAATATGGTGGTGGGGGATTGTCAACGACCAACGATGCGGATGTGTTACTTGCAACCTATTGACAAGAAAATATCACTAAAGACTTAGAAAAGAATCAAAGTGAGTCATCGTGTTAATCGGCTGGTATCATAGTGTAGCCGGTTATTGAGAAACTTACATCGACAGAAAATATATTTGCTTGATTTGAGAATAGGATTGCAACGGGGGGATGGTCAGTTATCATCTCTTCATGGCTGTCGCGCTGTGTCTGATTTCCGGTGTGTATCACTGGCTGAATCCCTTGTCCTCCGTTCAGGCCCTGCAAAGTGGTGAATATTATGTATACAACCTCAGAGAATTATCCGGTTAACATAATATTTGTCTGGTTATTGAAAAACTTACATCGACAGGCAATGATGTTGTTTGGTTTGCGAATCGGATAGCGTCGTTGATAATATCATTTTGGGCGGATTCGGTATGAATACCTACACAGTGTGGTGAAGTGCGCCTGATGTCTCGATGTTGGCCATCTCTAGAGACATTGGAAACATTTTCAGTCTGCGCTGAAGAGCTAACTGGTATCTGGCCAGAAGAAACCTCCAATTTACGAACCAATTGTTGGATGCTTTCTAGGACATTGGTTTGGAAGGTGATGAAAGATTCAGAAAGTGTGCTTAATTTCCTCTCAATCCGGGAAAGATCTTCTCTAACTTTGTCTCTGACCATCGATGCAACTGATTCAACATCTATGACTTCTGAGGTTGTTGTCTGTTTTGTCTGCTTTGGCTTCACTGTTTTCCGGTTAATTGCCTCTGTTTTTGCACCTTCGCGCATCCTATTGACCTCTAGCTTAGTTACGCCGCCGGTAAAGCTTGACTTGTTGAAGGGAAATTGCTGCTCGAGTAGAGTCATCAAATTGTCCACGATAGGATCCTCCTCGTCGTCCGACCAGCCAAGATCAGGTGACGCTTTGAAGTGTTCTTTGTCTTCTACTATTATAGAATGAACTGCGACCTACCACGCAAAGTAAAAAAGTAACGAGAAGTCAGTGTTGGT includes the following:
- the LOC103848390 gene encoding uncharacterized protein LOC103848390; translation: MEEEDRSSPPLRIPDRIFAVDHEPVGVRVTPYHKPYAIRQILNALDPEEVDTIRGSSFGKLIEIGEKLSFSGRFGRFIISRQLLVSSKHEAWFIFAGKPVRFSLREFAYVTGLNCRKLPKHTKKRAKKIISEKPYWGELFGTLKEVPVTSVVRMLKKRTVKDSCIRVKYALLALLAAVILPTTHTPRISQDHAELIKDIDDFFAYPWGRVSFDMVMSSIKERKEVSLSQKTIALKGFVLSLQLVMVEAIPALTEVVNDGSSSGSESDGCEEDDLVDEDKNGKRSLSPGHARAIDAAGEVAVHSIIVEDKEHFKASPDLGWSDDEEDPIVDNLMTLLEQQFPFNKSSFTGGVTKLEVNRMREGAKTEAINRKTVKPKQTKQTTTSEVIDVESVASMVRDKVREDLSRIERKLSTLSESFITFQTNVLESIQQLVRKLEVSSGQIPVSSSAQTENVSNVSRDGQHRDIRRTSPHCVGIHTESAQNDIINDAIRFANQTTSLPVDGLNGGQGIQPVIHTGNQTQRDSHEEMITDHPPVAILFSNQANIFSVDVASNTSASLVVDNPPPPYSLGREGKVADHRQSSADLGSTAPNLDPELLFTKPTFSLGLTQEERPHLKETVTEGVSMCENDVYHSQSSPDTNLDHELPFPKPTFSLGLTQEERPHQKEAATEGETTCANAAGKEICEQDDQLGACRKSKRLKALPKSLVGQYECDMRLLNRARVAFVDPDKTGGNIDYAAKFSSLLDKLKTPFTIRIGQSTLESNDLNELVQRSSPLPPKVVDVLIGHISSQFTLNSPPNQSNHPVFMDTQFVSQLSKLFTKFSKMSKKESFWFPSHILERVRSYPDADRYYLPFNLDRKHWVGVCVDCSSWSIVLMDCNIALRTDSMMVKEVTPIAQMFPYLLKQGGKQLLHKDARAFPIERPRSIPQNTSHADSAVSALLLVQAHAVAGVDLCKCITPDKIGSEVERLAIMFYEATVGML